In Bordetella holmesii ATCC 51541, the following proteins share a genomic window:
- a CDS encoding patatin-like phospholipase family protein gives MPTLRVDATVRSRATGLVLTGGGARAAYQVGVLAAVLQVLDPHCRPGFPNPFQIICGTSAGAVNAAALACRADRPHLALRRMRRLWSSLDTSMVYRADTPSLIRTGVRWLGLLSLGWMYAGVMRKRPQSPLDSQPLADLLERLLNFRRMRYNLAHGHLSALAITASGYTSGEHLTFYQSDRPIEPWHRSLRRAVPSAIDVDHVMASAAIPFVFPARAVNVQGQTEWCGDGSMRQLAPISPAIHLGADRVLVIGTNFQDETHPEKRSQTPPYPSLAQVGGHALSSIFLDGLSTDLERLSGINRLLAHSPPGVVPGMRPVDVLAITPSQSLDQLALEHLDAMPAEVRTLFRVLGVSSVPGRSGGGSLMSYLLFEGAYTERLIELGYADTMRRSEEVVKFFEEAQA, from the coding sequence ATGCCAACGTTGCGCGTTGACGCGACGGTCCGCTCACGCGCCACCGGCCTGGTGCTGACCGGCGGTGGCGCACGAGCGGCTTACCAGGTCGGGGTGTTGGCAGCGGTTTTGCAGGTGCTCGATCCACATTGCCGCCCCGGGTTCCCCAACCCTTTCCAGATCATCTGTGGCACTTCGGCCGGCGCGGTAAACGCCGCGGCCCTGGCCTGCCGTGCGGATCGGCCCCATCTGGCGCTGCGGCGCATGCGCCGGCTATGGTCCTCGCTGGACACTAGCATGGTGTACCGCGCCGATACTCCCAGCCTGATCCGAACCGGCGTCCGTTGGCTTGGGCTGCTTTCGCTGGGTTGGATGTATGCGGGCGTGATGCGCAAGCGGCCCCAGTCGCCGCTGGACAGCCAGCCATTGGCCGATCTGCTCGAGCGCCTGCTGAATTTCCGGCGTATGCGTTACAACCTGGCGCACGGTCATCTTTCGGCGCTGGCCATTACGGCATCGGGTTACACCAGTGGCGAGCACCTGACGTTCTATCAGTCAGATCGTCCTATCGAGCCCTGGCACCGCTCGTTGCGCCGCGCTGTTCCCTCGGCCATCGACGTGGATCACGTCATGGCCTCAGCGGCCATTCCTTTCGTCTTCCCGGCTCGGGCCGTGAATGTCCAGGGTCAGACTGAATGGTGCGGGGACGGGTCGATGCGCCAGTTGGCACCCATCAGCCCGGCCATCCACCTGGGCGCTGACCGTGTGTTGGTGATCGGCACCAATTTTCAGGACGAGACCCACCCGGAAAAACGCTCCCAGACGCCGCCCTATCCGTCTTTGGCGCAGGTGGGCGGGCATGCCTTGTCCAGTATCTTTCTTGACGGGCTCTCCACGGATCTGGAGCGCCTGAGCGGCATCAACCGGCTTTTGGCGCATAGTCCTCCCGGGGTGGTGCCGGGCATGCGCCCGGTTGACGTACTGGCCATTACGCCCAGCCAGTCGCTGGACCAGTTGGCACTGGAGCACCTGGACGCCATGCCGGCAGAAGTGCGCACCCTTTTTCGCGTACTCGGTGTATCTTCCGTTCCGGGGAGGTCGGGCGGCGGATCGCTGATGTCCTACCTGCTCTTCGAAGGCGCTTATACGGAACGATTGATAGAACTGGGTTATGCCGATACGATGCGGCGTAGCGAAGAAGTGGTGAAGTTTTTCGAGGAGGCCCAGGCATGA
- a CDS encoding malic enzyme, NAD binding domain protein, translated as MDANFRKAALEYHEHGRPGKISVTPTKQLTNQRDLALAYSPGVAAACEEIVDDPVNAFRYTARGNLVGVISNGTAVLGLGNIGALASKPVMEGKAVLFKKFAGLDVFDIEINETDPDKLVDIIAGLEPTFGGINLEDIKAPECFTVERKLRERMKIPVFHDDQHGTAITVSAAFINGLRVVGKDIAKVKVVSSGAGAAALACLSLMVDLGLPIENVWVTDIEGVVYEGRTALMDPDKARFAQKTDARKLAEVIADADVFLGLSAGGVLKPEMVATMAARPLILALANPTPEILPEEAHAVRDDIVMATGRSDYSNQVNNVLCFPYIFRGALGVGATTITPAMERAAVYAIAGLAQEEQSEVVAAAYGTYDLSFGPDYLIPKPFDPRLIVRIAPAVARAAMEDGVATRPIADLDAYVEQLQQFVYHSGAFMKPLFASAKRFVREGGRARIVFTEGEDERVLSAVQVVVDEGLAIPILVGRPSVLSARIEKFGLRLRLGQDVEVTNPEYDERFHQYWTTYWELMCRRGITKEMARVEMRRRSTLIGAVMVRLGDADGMICGAVGAYHDHLRFVDEVIGKKPGANIYAAMNILLLNERTVALADTHVNDNPSAEQIAEITQAAADEMRRLNLAPKAALLSRSNFGSGSSASGAKMREALEILHAQSPELEVDGEMHGDCALDEALRLRILPSSTLKGEANLLVCPIVDSGNIAYNLLKTAAGGNVAVGPFLLGANAPVTILTSSSTVRRIVNMTAMTVVDANVAR; from the coding sequence ATGGATGCCAATTTTCGCAAAGCCGCGCTGGAATATCACGAGCACGGCCGTCCCGGCAAAATCTCGGTCACGCCGACCAAGCAACTGACCAATCAGCGCGATCTGGCGCTGGCCTACTCGCCTGGCGTGGCCGCGGCCTGTGAAGAAATCGTCGACGACCCGGTCAACGCCTTTCGCTATACCGCTCGCGGCAATCTGGTGGGCGTGATATCCAACGGCACGGCAGTGCTGGGTCTGGGCAACATCGGTGCGCTGGCCTCCAAGCCCGTGATGGAAGGCAAGGCCGTGCTCTTTAAGAAGTTTGCCGGCCTGGATGTGTTTGACATCGAAATCAACGAGACCGACCCGGACAAACTGGTCGACATCATTGCGGGCCTGGAGCCCACCTTTGGTGGGATCAATCTCGAGGACATCAAGGCGCCGGAGTGTTTCACCGTCGAGCGCAAGCTGCGCGAGCGCATGAAGATCCCCGTCTTCCATGACGACCAGCATGGCACGGCGATCACCGTGAGCGCGGCCTTCATCAACGGCTTGAGGGTCGTGGGCAAGGACATCGCCAAGGTCAAGGTCGTCAGTTCGGGCGCGGGCGCGGCGGCCCTGGCTTGCCTGAGTCTCATGGTCGATCTGGGCCTGCCTATCGAAAACGTCTGGGTTACCGATATCGAAGGCGTGGTCTACGAAGGCCGCACCGCGCTGATGGATCCGGACAAAGCGCGTTTTGCGCAAAAGACCGATGCCCGCAAGCTGGCCGAGGTCATCGCCGACGCCGACGTGTTTCTGGGCCTGTCGGCCGGGGGCGTGCTCAAGCCCGAGATGGTGGCCACCATGGCGGCGCGCCCGCTGATTCTGGCGCTGGCCAATCCGACGCCCGAAATCCTGCCTGAAGAGGCACACGCCGTACGCGATGACATCGTCATGGCCACCGGCCGCTCGGACTACTCCAACCAGGTCAACAACGTCCTGTGCTTTCCGTATATTTTTCGCGGCGCGTTGGGCGTCGGCGCCACCACCATCACGCCCGCCATGGAGCGGGCGGCCGTCTATGCCATCGCCGGCCTGGCCCAAGAAGAGCAAAGCGAGGTCGTGGCTGCCGCCTATGGCACCTATGACCTGTCCTTCGGCCCGGATTACCTCATCCCCAAGCCGTTCGACCCGCGCCTGATCGTACGCATCGCACCGGCCGTGGCACGTGCGGCCATGGAAGATGGCGTGGCCACGCGCCCCATCGCCGACCTCGACGCCTATGTCGAGCAGCTGCAGCAATTCGTCTATCACTCGGGCGCGTTCATGAAGCCCCTGTTCGCGTCGGCCAAACGCTTCGTGCGAGAGGGCGGGCGTGCGCGCATCGTCTTTACCGAAGGCGAAGACGAACGTGTCTTGAGTGCCGTACAGGTGGTCGTCGACGAGGGCTTGGCCATACCCATTCTGGTGGGGCGGCCTTCGGTGCTGTCGGCGCGTATCGAAAAATTCGGCCTGCGCCTGCGCCTGGGGCAGGACGTCGAAGTGACCAATCCTGAATACGACGAGCGCTTTCATCAGTACTGGACGACCTACTGGGAGCTGATGTGCCGCCGCGGCATCACCAAAGAGATGGCCCGCGTGGAAATGCGCCGGCGCTCGACGTTGATTGGGGCGGTGATGGTGCGCCTGGGCGACGCCGACGGCATGATCTGCGGGGCGGTGGGCGCCTATCATGACCACCTGCGCTTCGTCGATGAGGTCATCGGTAAGAAACCAGGGGCCAATATCTACGCGGCCATGAACATCCTGCTGCTTAACGAGCGCACCGTGGCCCTGGCCGATACGCATGTCAATGACAATCCGAGCGCCGAGCAGATTGCCGAGATCACGCAGGCGGCGGCCGACGAGATGCGCCGCCTGAACCTGGCACCCAAAGCAGCCCTGCTGTCGCGCTCCAACTTCGGCTCCGGCAGCTCGGCGTCCGGCGCCAAGATGCGTGAGGCGTTGGAAATACTGCATGCCCAGTCGCCTGAGCTCGAAGTCGATGGCGAGATGCATGGCGATTGCGCCTTGGACGAGGCTCTGCGCCTGCGGATTCTGCCGTCCTCCACGCTCAAGGGCGAGGCCAATCTGCTGGTCTGCCCCATCGTGGATTCGGGCAATATCGCCTACAACCTGCTCAAGACGGCTGCCGGCGGCAATGTGGCAGTCGGCCCCTTCCTGCTGGGTGCCAACGCGCCGGTCACTATCCTGACCTCCAGCTCGACCGTTCGTCGTATCGTCAACATGACGGCCATGACCGTGGTAGATGCCAACGTTGCGCGTTGA
- a CDS encoding RNA methyltransferase, RsmE family protein: protein MSLPRFYCDPPLAAGQRICLPLALAHHAIRVLRLRDGDDIVLFDGQGGEYPARLQIEGKAGHAQLGEHLPREAELPGRIVLAQGLPSGDKMDWIVEKAVELGAAAVQPIAAQRSVLQLSGPRLEKRLTHWERVAQAAAEQCGRNRLTQIAAPLTLREWLAQPAQGPRLMCHPQAGDDLSGWLRQQPAPQALTLMIGPEGGWSAEEIATAKTAGVVSVRFGPRVLRTETAALALIASISALLGWS, encoded by the coding sequence ATGAGTCTGCCTCGTTTCTACTGTGACCCCCCCCTGGCCGCCGGCCAGCGCATTTGTCTGCCACTGGCCCTTGCACACCACGCCATCCGGGTACTGCGTCTGCGCGACGGGGACGATATCGTGCTGTTTGACGGCCAAGGCGGCGAATATCCTGCCCGATTGCAGATCGAAGGCAAAGCGGGTCATGCTCAGTTGGGCGAGCATCTGCCGCGCGAAGCCGAACTGCCTGGGCGCATAGTCCTCGCGCAGGGGCTGCCCTCCGGCGACAAAATGGATTGGATCGTGGAAAAAGCCGTGGAACTGGGCGCCGCGGCCGTGCAGCCCATCGCTGCGCAACGCAGCGTCCTGCAACTAAGCGGGCCCAGGCTGGAAAAACGCCTGACTCACTGGGAGCGGGTGGCCCAAGCGGCCGCCGAGCAATGCGGACGCAACCGTCTGACGCAAATTGCCGCACCGCTGACGCTGCGCGAGTGGCTCGCCCAGCCGGCTCAGGGGCCGCGTCTCATGTGCCACCCGCAGGCGGGTGACGATCTGAGCGGCTGGCTGCGCCAGCAGCCTGCCCCCCAGGCGCTGACCCTCATGATCGGCCCCGAAGGCGGATGGTCGGCAGAAGAGATCGCCACCGCCAAGACCGCTGGCGTCGTCTCGGTCAGGTTCGGCCCCAGAGTCTTGCGAACCGAGACAGCCGCCCTTGCGCTCATCGCCTCGATCAGCGCCCTGCTCGGCTGGAGTTGA
- a CDS encoding putative ribonuclease inhibitor: protein MCADAADFATENGRVFCYVVEHAGRHPDPEPGVAAAPYGEV, encoded by the coding sequence GTGTGCGCCGATGCGGCCGATTTTGCCACCGAAAATGGCCGAGTGTTCTGCTACGTGGTCGAGCATGCAGGCCGTCATCCGGATCCCGAGCCAGGGGTGGCGGCAGCGCCTTACGGCGAGGTCTGA
- a CDS encoding degT/DnrJ/EryC1/StrS aminotransferase family protein, which yields MPRLARRTNDFLTFQVVELFKEAQALSAAGRDIISLGIGEPDFTAPPQVIEALERASRAGLSGYCAPGGLMPLREAIAQFYADEFGAPIHPERVIVTAGASGALALASAALVNPGAEVLMPDPSYPANSNFVLAAGGVPRLVPSNAAKRFQLSAADVRENWTTATEGVLIASPSNPTGTSIASDELAALLAEVRQRGGYTIMDEIYLGLTYGQTPRSALTLDDDIIVINSFSKYFHMTGWRLGWMIVPQAMVSTIEKMSASLQICAPTLAQHAALACFKPDALKIYAQRRDAFRQRRDYLLPEFERLGIPVPVKPDGAFYIYADIRHLGMDSMAFSQRLLHEAGVAAVPGVDFGPAHGLSTMRFSYATGLDRLQEAIGRIERLL from the coding sequence ATGCCGCGCCTTGCCCGCCGTACCAACGATTTTCTGACATTTCAGGTTGTAGAACTTTTCAAAGAAGCCCAGGCCTTGAGCGCTGCCGGCCGGGACATCATCAGTCTGGGCATAGGCGAACCCGACTTCACCGCCCCGCCCCAGGTTATCGAAGCCCTGGAGCGCGCCAGCCGTGCCGGGCTGAGCGGCTACTGCGCGCCGGGGGGGCTGATGCCATTGCGCGAGGCCATCGCCCAGTTCTACGCCGATGAATTCGGCGCGCCGATCCACCCGGAACGTGTCATCGTTACGGCGGGCGCCTCGGGCGCGCTCGCGCTGGCCAGCGCCGCACTGGTCAACCCGGGTGCAGAAGTTCTCATGCCCGACCCCTCCTATCCGGCCAACAGCAATTTCGTCCTGGCCGCAGGCGGCGTGCCGCGACTGGTGCCCAGCAATGCCGCCAAGCGTTTTCAACTCAGCGCCGCAGACGTGCGCGAGAACTGGACCACGGCCACCGAGGGCGTCCTGATCGCCTCGCCCAGTAACCCCACGGGCACCAGCATCGCCTCTGACGAACTCGCCGCGCTGCTGGCCGAAGTGCGCCAACGCGGCGGTTACACCATCATGGACGAAATCTACCTGGGTCTGACCTATGGGCAGACGCCGCGCTCAGCGCTGACGCTGGACGATGACATCATCGTCATCAACAGCTTCTCCAAGTATTTCCATATGACCGGCTGGCGTCTGGGATGGATGATCGTGCCCCAGGCCATGGTCAGCACCATAGAAAAAATGTCTGCCAGCCTGCAGATATGCGCGCCCACCCTGGCTCAGCACGCCGCCCTGGCCTGCTTCAAACCCGATGCCCTGAAAATCTACGCTCAACGACGTGACGCTTTCCGCCAGCGCCGCGACTACCTGTTGCCCGAGTTCGAGCGCCTGGGCATTCCGGTACCGGTCAAACCGGATGGAGCGTTCTATATCTATGCCGACATCCGTCATTTGGGCATGGACAGCATGGCTTTCTCGCAGCGCCTGCTGCACGAAGCCGGCGTGGCGGCCGTGCCGGGCGTGGATTTCGGCCCCGCCCATGGCCTGTCCACGATGCGGTTCTCCTATGCGACTGGGCTGGACCGCCTGCAGGAAGCCATCGGCCGTATCGAACGACTGCTTTGA
- a CDS encoding putative exported protein translates to MARWISALVLASIAPITHAGVCDAKFMHDGGQLQFSGSGNINLGADLAFSDVSRSNGDNCRARVQGVASFAYAGLPSGKSKLDYLMTVKGGQASFARYEQAGEAPARDGQFDLRILGLFAYDKVTGQGQKFAGSSYRINIGKEAPVGGQPSTTVRIGEKTVGARRSIATALGEQSYWPITYTRNSDPTMATFKGLTLPIPGMNTTVTDWYCPAVNLVMKQEIDMAGSKSQVEITEIK, encoded by the coding sequence GTGGCTCGTTGGATATCTGCGCTGGTTCTGGCCAGCATTGCCCCTATCACCCACGCTGGCGTCTGCGACGCCAAATTCATGCACGACGGCGGACAACTGCAATTTTCCGGGTCGGGCAACATCAACCTTGGCGCCGACCTGGCTTTCAGCGACGTCAGCCGCAGCAACGGCGACAACTGCCGCGCCCGTGTGCAGGGGGTGGCTAGTTTTGCCTATGCCGGCCTGCCATCTGGTAAATCCAAGCTGGACTATCTGATGACGGTCAAAGGCGGACAGGCCAGTTTTGCGCGCTATGAGCAGGCGGGCGAAGCGCCGGCCAGGGATGGTCAGTTCGATCTGCGTATCCTGGGTTTGTTTGCCTACGACAAGGTCACCGGGCAGGGGCAGAAATTCGCCGGTTCCAGCTATCGCATCAATATCGGCAAGGAGGCGCCCGTGGGTGGCCAGCCCAGCACCACCGTGCGCATCGGCGAAAAAACCGTTGGGGCCAGGCGCAGCATTGCCACAGCGCTGGGTGAACAGTCGTACTGGCCTATCACTTACACACGCAACAGTGATCCCACGATGGCGACCTTCAAAGGTTTGACCTTGCCCATTCCCGGCATGAACACGACGGTGACTGATTGGTATTGTCCTGCGGTCAATCTCGTCATGAAGCAAGAGATCGACATGGCGGGCAGCAAATCGCAAGTCGAAATTACGGAAATCAAGTAG
- the ubiD gene encoding ubiD decarboxylase family protein, with protein sequence MKYRDLRDFLKQLELKGELKRINAAVSTTLEMTEIADRVLRAGGPALLFEQPMHAGRPAEMPVLANLFGTPGRVAWGMGAEDVAALRDVGELLASLREPEPPRGFRDALAKVSMLKAALWDMSPKTVRGAPSQEVVWEGNDVDLARLPIQTCWPGDVAPLLTRGLVITRGPNARRQNLGIYRQQVIGRNKLIMRWLSHRGGALDFRDHRLANPGQPFPIAVALGADPATTLGAVTPVPDSLSEYQFAGLLRGSRTEVTQALGSTLSVPATAEIVLEGHLLPASDPRALAPQVPEGAPAPPDLGYEMALEGPYGDHTGYYNEQDWFPVFTVERITMRKNPIYHTTYTGKPPDEPAVLGVALNEVFVPLLRRQLPEIVDFYLPPEGCSYRLAVVSIRKQYAGHAKRVMFGVWSILRQFMYTKFIVVVDEDVNTRDWAEVIWAMTTRMDPVRDTLLVENTPIDYLDFASPVSGLGGKMGMDATNKWPGETQREWGVPIKMDDAVKARVDAMWQELGL encoded by the coding sequence GTGAAGTACCGCGACCTCCGAGATTTCCTCAAGCAGCTCGAACTCAAGGGCGAGCTCAAGCGCATCAACGCCGCCGTCTCCACAACGCTGGAAATGACCGAGATCGCCGACCGCGTACTGCGCGCCGGCGGGCCTGCTTTGCTGTTCGAACAACCCATGCACGCAGGCAGGCCGGCCGAGATGCCGGTGCTGGCCAATCTATTCGGCACGCCCGGGCGCGTGGCCTGGGGCATGGGTGCCGAAGACGTGGCTGCCCTGCGCGATGTCGGCGAGTTGCTGGCCTCGTTGCGCGAACCCGAACCGCCGCGTGGCTTTCGTGATGCCTTGGCCAAAGTGTCCATGCTCAAGGCTGCGCTGTGGGACATGAGCCCCAAGACCGTGCGCGGCGCGCCGAGCCAGGAGGTGGTCTGGGAAGGCAATGACGTCGACCTGGCACGCCTGCCCATCCAGACCTGCTGGCCGGGCGACGTTGCACCTCTGCTCACGAGGGGCCTGGTCATCACGCGCGGACCCAATGCCCGCCGGCAAAACCTGGGCATCTACCGGCAACAGGTCATAGGCCGCAACAAACTCATCATGCGCTGGTTATCGCATCGCGGCGGCGCGCTGGACTTCCGCGATCACCGGCTGGCCAACCCTGGCCAGCCCTTCCCCATTGCCGTGGCGCTGGGCGCGGACCCAGCCACCACGCTGGGCGCCGTCACCCCCGTGCCCGACAGCCTGTCCGAATATCAGTTCGCCGGCCTTTTGCGCGGCTCACGCACCGAAGTCACACAGGCACTAGGCAGTACGCTATCGGTGCCCGCGACCGCCGAAATCGTGCTCGAAGGGCACTTGCTGCCGGCCAGCGATCCCCGCGCCCTGGCGCCGCAAGTGCCCGAAGGCGCCCCGGCCCCGCCCGATCTCGGCTACGAAATGGCCCTGGAAGGCCCCTACGGCGATCACACGGGTTATTACAACGAGCAAGATTGGTTTCCGGTTTTCACGGTCGAGCGCATCACCATGCGCAAAAATCCCATTTATCACACGACCTACACCGGCAAGCCGCCAGACGAACCGGCAGTCTTGGGCGTCGCGCTGAATGAGGTGTTCGTCCCCCTGCTGCGCCGGCAATTGCCCGAGATCGTGGATTTCTACCTCCCACCGGAAGGATGCAGCTATCGGCTGGCAGTGGTATCCATCCGCAAGCAGTACGCCGGTCACGCCAAACGGGTGATGTTTGGTGTCTGGAGCATTCTGCGTCAGTTCATGTATACCAAGTTCATCGTCGTGGTGGACGAGGACGTCAATACCCGCGACTGGGCGGAGGTGATCTGGGCCATGACCACCCGGATGGACCCCGTGCGCGATACCCTGCTGGTCGAAAATACGCCCATCGACTATCTGGATTTCGCCTCGCCGGTTTCGGGGCTCGGCGGGAAAATGGGCATGGACGCCACCAACAAATGGCCGGGCGAAACACAGCGCGAATGGGGCGTACCGATCAAGATGGACGATGCGGTCAAGGCTCGCGTGGACGCCATGTGGCAAGAGCTTGGGTTGTAA
- a CDS encoding transglycosylase SLT domain protein: MPDASMAGVFRQLAQGVHHNLAEGLRLCSVYLGIAVIVTVSMGFALPGLRDQALQVHKALLTALAPTSLSAGPEAGPESEGSAAVVMAVPNAPASNATGFLGPLRSEPLPPQRKSVAGTSNGQVEALRNYISRKYKVAYDATGVLVNTVYRVGRDKQVDPLLLLAVIAIESRYNPFAESAVGAQGLMQVMTRIHQDKFDAIAPGRAGALDPVANIHVGATILKDCIERRGSVNGGLACYVGATGPDDGGYGAKVQAERRRLALASGIALARD; this comes from the coding sequence ATGCCCGATGCGTCAATGGCCGGCGTGTTTCGACAGCTGGCCCAGGGAGTGCATCACAACCTCGCCGAAGGACTGCGCCTGTGCTCGGTCTACCTGGGTATCGCGGTCATCGTGACCGTCAGTATGGGGTTTGCCTTGCCTGGTTTGCGCGACCAGGCGTTGCAGGTGCACAAGGCCCTGTTGACCGCCCTCGCGCCAACGTCTCTGTCCGCTGGACCCGAAGCTGGGCCGGAATCCGAAGGTTCCGCCGCTGTCGTGATGGCCGTGCCTAATGCACCGGCCAGCAATGCTACCGGTTTTTTGGGACCCCTACGCTCGGAACCGCTTCCGCCGCAACGTAAATCGGTTGCCGGAACCAGCAACGGGCAGGTGGAGGCGTTGCGCAACTATATCTCGCGCAAATATAAAGTGGCGTATGACGCCACGGGTGTACTCGTGAACACCGTCTATCGTGTGGGGCGCGACAAGCAAGTCGATCCCTTGCTGCTGTTAGCGGTCATTGCCATCGAGTCCCGCTACAACCCTTTCGCCGAAAGCGCTGTGGGTGCGCAGGGACTGATGCAGGTGATGACGCGCATTCATCAGGACAAGTTCGATGCCATTGCCCCGGGCAGGGCAGGCGCGCTGGACCCGGTGGCCAACATCCATGTGGGCGCCACCATCCTGAAGGATTGCATCGAGCGGCGTGGATCCGTCAATGGCGGGTTGGCCTGCTATGTCGGCGCTACCGGTCCGGACGATGGCGGCTATGGCGCCAAGGTGCAGGCCGAGCGGCGGCGCCTGGCGTTGGCTTCAGGCATCGCGCTGGCGCGCGACTAA
- a CDS encoding transposase family protein has translation MLDRKTIERLGGWEGYRVERVVWPEGESRTVTIYLKPSARTMHCEHCGNRCRQVHETTTRRVRDLPLMALRVTLVVPRRRVWCEQCGGPHLERLSWLGRYQRVTDRLAEAVSQLLESSNILAVARFFQLGWHTVKALDKALLRRAIQEPDWSQIHYLAMDEFALHKGHRYATVVVDPIRRQVLWIGDGRSRETARAFFEQLPTGVAQQIRAVAIDMTTAYELEIQANCPNAEIVYDLFHVVAKYGREVIDRVRVDQANQLRHDKPARRVIKSSRWLLLRNRKNLDPCQSVKLDELLQANQPLLTAYLMRDELKQLWFYQHPGYARQAWDHWLQQAQGSGIAALAHFALKLKAYLHGILSRCRHRLNTSIVEGINNTIKVIKRRAYGYRDQEYFFLKIRSAFPGIPR, from the coding sequence ATGCTGGACCGCAAGACGATCGAGAGGTTGGGTGGGTGGGAAGGTTATCGGGTGGAGCGGGTCGTGTGGCCTGAAGGTGAGAGCCGGACGGTCACGATTTACCTGAAGCCTTCAGCGCGAACGATGCACTGCGAGCACTGCGGCAACCGATGTCGGCAGGTGCATGAGACGACCACGCGCCGGGTGCGGGATCTGCCGCTAATGGCGCTGCGAGTGACGCTGGTAGTGCCGCGTCGGCGGGTCTGGTGCGAGCAGTGCGGTGGACCGCATCTGGAGAGGCTGAGCTGGCTGGGCCGTTACCAGCGAGTGACCGACCGGCTGGCCGAGGCGGTCAGCCAGTTGCTTGAGTCCAGCAACATTCTGGCCGTGGCGCGCTTCTTCCAACTGGGTTGGCACACGGTCAAGGCGCTGGACAAGGCCCTGCTGCGACGGGCGATCCAAGAGCCGGACTGGAGCCAGATCCACTACCTAGCGATGGACGAGTTCGCTCTACACAAGGGCCATCGTTATGCCACGGTCGTTGTCGATCCGATCCGCCGTCAGGTGCTATGGATCGGTGATGGCCGCTCGCGCGAGACGGCCAGAGCCTTCTTCGAACAACTGCCAACAGGAGTTGCCCAGCAGATCCGGGCCGTAGCGATCGACATGACGACGGCCTATGAGCTGGAGATCCAGGCCAACTGCCCCAACGCCGAGATCGTCTACGACCTGTTCCACGTCGTGGCCAAGTACGGCCGTGAAGTGATAGACCGGGTGCGTGTAGACCAAGCGAACCAGTTGCGGCACGACAAGCCGGCCCGCCGGGTGATCAAGTCCAGTCGCTGGCTACTGCTGCGCAATCGCAAAAACCTCGATCCGTGCCAATCGGTAAAGTTGGACGAGTTGCTCCAGGCCAACCAGCCCTTGCTCACCGCTTATCTGATGCGCGATGAGCTCAAACAGCTGTGGTTCTACCAACACCCCGGCTACGCCCGCCAGGCATGGGATCACTGGCTGCAACAGGCTCAGGGCAGCGGCATCGCCGCCTTGGCTCACTTCGCGCTCAAGCTAAAAGCCTATCTGCACGGGATTCTGTCTCGCTGTCGCCACCGGCTCAACACCAGCATCGTCGAGGGCATCAACAACACCATCAAAGTCATCAAGCGCCGCGCCTACGGCTACCGCGATCAGGAGTACTTCTTCCTCAAGATCCGGTCTGCATTCCCCGGTATTCCTCGATGA